A genomic region of Myxococcaceae bacterium JPH2 contains the following coding sequences:
- a CDS encoding serine protease, whose protein sequence is MTCEELGSSKWEGALRFVSGWIVAVGLLGCGGTGMESEPSTEVETLGQEIVGGVEARPNSFPWIISLQSGGRHFCGGSLIRVGAKEQSDIVVTAAHCIADGGSDVIAVAGAHNLDSPSSTQVNVRVTRAIPHPQYNPDTALNDVAILKLEKPIKFVKTPIGTCGRSSGIRPETGTSSGPVVGPICLPASGERPAVGATMLAAGWGLTREGGTSTSSLLMQVAVPVVSYATLNAGYSTQGIHIDDTAMLGAGYAQGGKDSCQGDSGGPLSSKSGSNYVLQGITSFGVGCARANLPGIYTRVSNYISWIQQQVRTNSSTL, encoded by the coding sequence ATGACTTGCGAAGAGCTGGGCAGCTCGAAATGGGAGGGCGCTTTGCGCTTCGTCAGTGGCTGGATTGTCGCGGTGGGTCTGCTGGGCTGTGGCGGAACGGGGATGGAGTCGGAGCCGAGCACCGAGGTGGAAACGCTGGGACAGGAGATTGTGGGAGGCGTCGAGGCTCGCCCGAACTCCTTCCCGTGGATCATCAGCTTGCAGTCTGGGGGGCGCCACTTCTGTGGCGGCTCGTTGATCCGCGTCGGCGCCAAGGAGCAGAGCGACATCGTCGTGACGGCGGCGCACTGCATCGCGGATGGAGGCAGCGATGTCATCGCGGTCGCGGGCGCACACAACCTGGACAGCCCCTCGTCCACGCAAGTCAATGTCCGCGTTACGCGCGCGATTCCACATCCGCAGTACAACCCGGACACGGCCCTGAACGACGTCGCCATCCTCAAGCTCGAGAAGCCCATCAAGTTCGTCAAGACGCCCATCGGCACGTGTGGCCGCTCCTCCGGAATCCGCCCCGAGACCGGCACCTCGTCCGGCCCCGTGGTCGGCCCCATCTGCCTTCCGGCATCGGGGGAGCGTCCTGCGGTCGGCGCGACCATGCTGGCCGCGGGTTGGGGCCTGACGCGCGAAGGCGGGACCTCGACTTCATCCCTCCTGATGCAGGTGGCCGTCCCGGTGGTCAGCTACGCAACCCTCAACGCGGGCTACAGCACGCAAGGCATTCACATCGACGACACCGCGATGCTCGGAGCCGGCTACGCACAAGGGGGAAAGGACTCCTGCCAAGGTGACAGCGGAGGTCCCCTGAGTTCGAAGTCCGGGAGCAACTACGTCCTGCAAGGCATCACCAGCTTCGGCGTCGGCTGCGCGCGAGCAAACCTCCCCGGCATCTACACACGCGTCTCCAATTACATCTCCTGGATTCAGCAGCAGGTCCGGACCAACAGCTCCACGCTGTAG